The window GGCGCCCCGGTGCGCAGCGCCTTCTCCTCCAGCGCCGCGAGCAGGCGCTTGCGCTGGTCACGCACGGGCACCTCCGGCCACCCCACCATCGACACGTTGTAGCCGTCGACCAGCAGCAGCATGGCCGGCACACGCAGCAGGTGGTCGACCACGTCCACCGAGTCGTCGTGCAGCCCCGGCGGCAGCGCCACCGGTCGGCGCCGTGGCTCCACGGTCGCCGCGGCCTCACGTCGGCGACGACCGGCGGCGACACGATCGAGGTCCTCGTCCGGCCCGACCACCGCCGACTCCTCCAGCGCCCGCAGCTCGTCGGCCAGCTCGGCGGCGCGGCCGGCGGCGGCGTGGACCGCGTCGCGGAAGCGCAGCAGCTCGGCCGAGGGCACGTCCGCCACCCCCGGCGACTCGCCCCGTACCTGCACCGCCGCCCGCGCCGCGTCCGCCTCGGCGGTGAGCGCCGCCATGCGCGCCTGCGCCTCGTGCACCTGATGCAGCGCCGCGGCCCTGGCATCGCCCGCCTCGGCCAGCTTCCCTTCGAGCTCCCCCACCTGCTGCTCGGCCGCCGCCCGACGGGCCCGCTCGGCGGCCAGCTCCACCCGCATCCGGTCGAGCTTGGCGGTGGCGGCCTGCGCGGCCGAGCTCGCCCGCTCCGCCGCCGACTGCGCGGCCGCCAGCCGTCGCCGGGCATCGCGCTCGCCGCGCACGTCGGCGCTGGCCGCGGCCTGTGCGGCGTCCTCGGCTTCGAGGCTGGCCACCTCGTCGGCCCAGCCGTCGGGTCGCGTCAGCCACAGCATCCCGGCACGACCGACCGTCGACTCGTCGACAGCCTCGGCCACGCGGGCCCGGAACTGGTCGTCGGTGTCGACCACGCGGGCGATGGCCCGCAGCGCAGGAGCCGACAGCTTGGTGAAGCTCAGGTAGCGCTGGAGACCTGGTGGGGGCAGGACACGCGGGTCAGCCGTCAGCCCGTCGCGGGCGACGGTGAGAGCGGCCTCGACCGCTGGGCGCACGGCACCAGCAGCGTCGCTCAGGTCGCCTCCGCCGGATCGGCCGCCGCCTCACCGTTCGAGATCGTCTCGACCGCGGAGCCGCTGCCACACCAGCGACAGCTCACCTCCTCGACCGTCTCGTCCACCACCACCTCGTCCTCGACCTGCAGCTCGCCACCCACCGAGAAGTGGTGGTAGGCACGCGTCTTGCGCACCGCCACAACGTCGAAGCGCGTGAGGTTGCCGCAAGCCGAGCAGCGATAGCGCGTCGTCACGCACCGTAGCCTACTGCCACGAACGTCACGAACCCGTGTTCGCACACGAACATGCGTGCGCTACGCTCGGTCGCCGTGAGCGGCACCCTGCAGCGCAGCTTCGACGACCTCGACACGCCGTTGCACCGTGTCACGTTCTGCGTCGTCGACCTCGAGACCACCGGCGGCTCCCCGGGCAGCAACTCCATCACCGAGATCGGCGCGGTGAAGATGCGCGGCGGCGAGCATCTGGGCACGTTCCAGACGCTGGTCAACCCCGGGGTGACCATCCCGCCCACGATCACCCTGCTCACCGGCATCACCGAGGCGATGCTGCTGCCGGCACCGCCGTTGGAGGCCGTGCTGCCCACCCTGGTCGAGTTCGTCGGCGACGCGGTGCTGGTGGGCCACAACCTGCGCTTCGACGTGTCGTTCCTCGACGCCGCGCTCCACGGCGACGAACGTCCGCACATCGCCCTGCGGCAGGTCGACACGGTGGCCCTGGCCCGCCGGCTGCTGCGGGAGGAGGTCGACAACTGCAAGCTCGGCACCCTGGCAGAGCGCTTCGGCCTGTCGCACCAGCCCTCGCACCGGGCGCTCGACGACGCCCTCGCCACCGCCGACCTGCTCCACGTGCTGCTCGAACGGGCCGCGGCGTTCGGCGTCAGCGCCCTCGACGACCTGCTGGCGCTCCCCAAGATGGCCGCCCACCCGCAGGCGGGGAAGCTGCGGCTCACCACCCGGCTGCCGCGGGCTCCGGGGGTCTTCGTCTTCCGTGACGCCCAGGGCCGTCCCCTCCACGTGGGTCGGGCGAGCGACTTGCGCAGCCAGGTGCGGTCGTACTTCTCCAGCGACGACGGCCGGCGCATAGGACCGCTGCTCCGCGAGCTGCACACGGTCGAGCACCGCCGGTGCACGTCGTCGCTGGAAGCCGGCGTGCTCGAGGCGCGGCTGCGGCACAGCCTGTCGCCCCGCTACGACCGGCCGCGCACCCGCTGGCGTTCCTACCGCTACGTGAAGCTCACCGACGAGCGGCACCCCCGGTTGACCGTCGCCCGCACGGCGAGCAGCGACGGCGCCCACTACCTGGGCCCGCTCCCCTCCACCGGCGAGGCCCGCGCCGTGATCGACGCGATCGAGACGGTCGTGCCGTTGCGGGCCAGCGCCGGCGAGGTCGACGAGCGGACGTACCAGCAGCTGGTCGAGCAGGTGATCGTCGGACTGACCGAGCGGCCGGACCTCCTGCTCGACCCGTTGCGCCAGCGCGTCGATCGCCTGGCCGCCGAGGAGCGCTACACGGAGGCCACGGTCGTCCGCGACCGGGCCGCAGCCCTCGCCGGCGCTCTCCGCCGGCAGCGGCGCCTCGACAGCCTCCGCCGAGCCGGCCGGATCGTGGTGGAGCTACCCGACGGGAGCGGCGCCGAGCTGTCCCGGGGCCGGCTGGTGCGCACGTGGCCCGAACCCTCGGCCCTCGACGACGTCGAGGTGCCGCCCCTCGGCGCCCCGCTCCCCCGCGAGCTGGCCGACGAGGTGGGCTACGTGGCGGCGTGGCTCGAGCGCTACGCCGGGCGGGTGCGACTGGCGGAGGTCGACGGCGTGTTCACGAGCCGTCTACCGGGGCTGCCGTCGTGGCCGGCACCGACGGCGTCCCCTGAGGCCCCACCGCTTCGATGAGGCGACCGATGAGCTGCTCCCACGGCGCCGGGTCGGGCCGCTCCAGGTCCAGCGCTCCGAACAGCAGGAAGCCGAGGCCGAGGGCATGGCAGAACCGCCCCACCGAGAACGAGTCGAGCCCCTCGTCGAGGTGCCCGGCGCGCTTGGCGGCGTCGGTCAGCAGCATGAGGTCACGCGCCTGCTCGTCCACCATCCGGCGCAGCATGTCGGCCAGCTCGGGCTCACGCCGGGCGGCGACGAACGCCTCCAGCAGCAGCGCCTGGCCGTTGTCGAACTCGTCGGTCACGAGGTGCGAGCCCACCGTGGCCAGCACGTCGGTGGCCCGGCCCTCGGCGGCGTTGCGGCGGTACTCGGCGAACAGCTCGTCGAACTCGTCGTGCGACTGCTCGCTGATCGCCGCCAGCAGCAGGTCGGCCTTGCCACGGAACCGGCCGTAGATGGCACCCGTGGTGAAGCCCGCCCGCCGGGCGATCTCCTGGACGCCGGCCCGGTCGTAACCCTTTTCGGCGAAGACCTCACACGCCGCGGCCAGCAGGCGGTTGCGTGTCGGATCGCCCACCGGCTCCGAGACATTTGTCACGCCACTATCCAAGAGCGCGGATTATCCCCGGTCAAGACGATTCGGCGACCAGTTGTCATGAGCGTCTCCGCCGATCTCGTCGAGATCACTCGGTCTCGGCGTTCGACGCCGTCACCAACCGGTCGAGCGCGGCCTGCGCGTGCCCGCCGTCGATGGCGGCCCGGGCCACTTCCACGCCCGCCTCCAGGTCGTCGACGATGCCCGCCGTCAGGAGCCCGGCGGCGGCGTTGAGCGTGATCACGTCGCGCCGAGGCCCCGGCTCCCCGGCCAGCACGCGCCGGGCCAGTTCGGCGTTCAGCTCCGGCTTCCCGCCGGTCAGCTCGGACGACGGCGCACGCGCCAAGCCCAGGTCGGTCGGGTCGATGCTGTAGGTCTCCACCTTGCCTTCGCGCAGCTCGACCACCGTCGACGTGGTCGACAGGGTCAGCTCGTCGAGCCCGTCGTCGCCGTGCACCACCAGCGCCCGCTCGCAGTCGCGTGCCGCCAGCACGCCGACCATGCGCTCGGCCATCGCCGCGTCGGCCACGCCGATCATCAGCCGGCCCACGCCCGCGGGGTTCGCCAGCGGGCCCAGGATGTTGAACGCCGTCGGGATGCCCAGCTCGCCCCGGGTCGGCCCGACATGGCGCATGGCCGGGTGGAACCGGGGCGCGAAGCAGAAGCCGATGCCCGCATCGGTGACGCAGCGCGCCACCTCGGCCGGGCCGCAGTCGATCCGCACGCCCAGGGCCTCGAGCAGGTCGGCCGACCCGGTCGACGACGAGGCCGCCCGGTTGCCGTGCTTGCACACGCGCCCGCCCGCACCTGCGACGACCAGCGCCGACAGGGTGGAGACGTTGATGGTGTGGGCCCGGTCGCCGCCGGTGCCGACGATGTCGACCACCGGCCCGTCCACGTCGAGGGTCACCCGGTCGGCCTCGGCCAGCATGGCGTCGACCAGGCCGCGCAGCTCGTCGACCGTCTCGCCCTTCATCCGCAGGGCGACGATGAACCCGGCGATCTGGGCAGAGGTCGCGCTTCCCGCGAGGATCTCGGCCATCGCAGCCCGTGCCTCCTCGAAGGTGAGGTCACGTCCGCTGCTCAGGATCCCGAGGACGCCCGGCCATCCGCCCGCCTCGTCCAACCGCATCAGCTCTCCCGTCGTCGCCGTCGCAGGGGTGTCCTCTGCGCTGGTCGCTCGTCTGGAACGCTAGGACGCGCGACGCCGTTGGCGCACGATACGCCGACGGTCGCGCTCGGTGGCGCCTCCCCAGATGCCCTGCTTCTCCCGGACGGCCAGCGCGAACTCGAGACAGGCCTCACGTACGGTGCACTCCGCACATACATCCTTGGCGACATCGCTGTCGTCGTCGTCATCGGACGCCGGGTAGAAGATCGCGGGATCGAGCCCGCGGCAGGCCGCCTGCTGGCGCCAGGACTGCTTCATGTTGGGGGGTCTTCCTGTGGAATAGGTGTTCGTTCGCCGCATTGGGCCTGGGGTTCTGACCGAGACAGTGTCCCCGGCGAGTGAGGCGACCGATCTTCGCACCATGACCTCGTCATCGCAAGGACTGATGGTCCATTCGCGCCTCGGATGCAGCCGCTGTGAGCAGGATGTCCGCACGTCCAGTGTCGGCTGCACTACGCGTGAGGACACGACATCGCGCAGTGTCGTCCGACGATCATCCTCCGTTGCGGAGATCGTCGAGCAGTTCGGCCGCTCTCTCGGGGCTCAACGGGGTCGCCAACTGGAGGTCGGGGTGGTCGACGACCAGCTCGACGGGCCCCGCCGCGAAGCGTTCGACCTGGTCAGGGGTGAGGTCCCAGCGCACGTAGTGCACCGAAGCCGTGATCTCCTCGCGGGTGAGCTGGCGCTCGTGGTCCTCGTCGACGACGGCGGGCACCAGCGAACCGTCCGACAGCCGCAGCGCCACGGCCTTCTCGATGCCGACCAGCTTGGGGAGCCACTCCATGAGCGCCTCCTTGGAGGTCAGCTCGACGAACAGCGTGGCGCACAGCTGCCCCGGGCTGGGGATCAGCGGGTTGTAGATGCCCAGCTCCGTCTCGATCGCGGCGTCGCTGAGCAGCTTCTCGGCCCGCGCCATCTCCTGGATCTGGAACCGGATGGTCTGGGTGTTCTCGAAGACGAGCGTGAGGAAGTCGCCGAGCGGCACACGCCGCAGCCGCTTCAGGGCGATGACCGACCGCCGGAACTCGTCGCGCTCGCGCTCGTAGGCCCGGAGGTCGCTGATGTCGTCCAGGGTCAACTTGGGCATGGGATTGGTCTTCCTACTCCTCGGGGATGCCGTACGCCCGGGCCAGAAGCGACACGGGGTGGACGGGTTGGCGGCCGGTCTCCTGCACGATGCCGCCGTTGGCGAGATGGCAGTCGCCGGCGACGACCTCGCCGTCGTGGCGCTCGATCGCCTTGGCCATCTTCCGCGCCACCTTGCGGGACGCCTCGTAGTTCTGGTCGCGGTAGCCCCACGTACCGTCGATGCCGGAGCACTCGGCCACCACGGCGATCTTGGCGCCGGTGAGCTTGAGCAGGTCACGGCTGCGGAGCCCGATGTTCTGCGCCCGCAGGTGGCAGGGGGCGTGGTACGTGACGGTCTCCGGCACCGGACCGGGGAACTCCACGGAGAGCGATGTGTCCTCGGCCTTGTGCACCTTCATCAGGTACTCGGCGGCGTCGTAGGTGTGGTCGGCGACCAGCGACGCGTCGGCGTCGTCGCCCAGGTACGACCGGTAGTCGAACTTGAGCACGTAGCTGCACGTCGGCTGGGGCACGACGATGGCCGGGTCGTCGCCCTCGGCCTGCGCTGAGCGCACCGCGTCGGCCAGCACCTTCACGTTGGTGCGGGCGTGGCGGCGGAAGTTGTCGACGTCGCCCGAGTGCAGCCACGGCGCACCGCAGCACACCTCGCCCTGCGGCAGTGAGCACTCGACCTTGTTGTGCTCCAGCACCCGCACCAGGTCACGGCCCACCTCGGGCGCCTGGTACTCGACCATGCAGGTGGGGAACAGCACCACCCGACCCTGACGAGCGGCACTCCCGAAGCGCAGCGCCGACCGCTTCTTCCACCACGTGGAGAACCGCTGGCGGGCGTACGGGGGCAACACCCGCTGGCTGGCGATGCCGGTGACCTTCTCCAGCACCTTCCGCCCGGCGGAGCCCGGCGACGTGACCACCTTGTTGACCAGCGGCGCCAGCCTGGTGTTCACGCGACCGGCCAGGTCG is drawn from Acidimicrobiales bacterium and contains these coding sequences:
- a CDS encoding NYN domain-containing protein, which codes for MRPAVEAALTVARDGLTADPRVLPPPGLQRYLSFTKLSAPALRAIARVVDTDDQFRARVAEAVDESTVGRAGMLWLTRPDGWADEVASLEAEDAAQAAASADVRGERDARRRLAAAQSAAERASSAAQAATAKLDRMRVELAAERARRAAAEQQVGELEGKLAEAGDARAAALHQVHEAQARMAALTAEADAARAAVQVRGESPGVADVPSAELLRFRDAVHAAAGRAAELADELRALEESAVVGPDEDLDRVAAGRRRREAAATVEPRRRPVALPPGLHDDSVDVVDHLLRVPAMLLLVDGYNVSMVGWPEVPVRDQRKRLLAALEEKALRTGAPIEVVFDGADVDAVSVRGKGRPLVRVRFSPPGVEADDVVLDLVRQLPLRRPVTVASSDKRVRHGAHSLGANLLHSRQLVAALRP
- a CDS encoding exonuclease domain-containing protein; amino-acid sequence: MSGTLQRSFDDLDTPLHRVTFCVVDLETTGGSPGSNSITEIGAVKMRGGEHLGTFQTLVNPGVTIPPTITLLTGITEAMLLPAPPLEAVLPTLVEFVGDAVLVGHNLRFDVSFLDAALHGDERPHIALRQVDTVALARRLLREEVDNCKLGTLAERFGLSHQPSHRALDDALATADLLHVLLERAAAFGVSALDDLLALPKMAAHPQAGKLRLTTRLPRAPGVFVFRDAQGRPLHVGRASDLRSQVRSYFSSDDGRRIGPLLRELHTVEHRRCTSSLEAGVLEARLRHSLSPRYDRPRTRWRSYRYVKLTDERHPRLTVARTASSDGAHYLGPLPSTGEARAVIDAIETVVPLRASAGEVDERTYQQLVEQVIVGLTERPDLLLDPLRQRVDRLAAEERYTEATVVRDRAAALAGALRRQRRLDSLRRAGRIVVELPDGSGAELSRGRLVRTWPEPSALDDVEVPPLGAPLPRELADEVGYVAAWLERYAGRVRLAEVDGVFTSRLPGLPSWPAPTASPEAPPLR
- a CDS encoding TetR/AcrR family transcriptional regulator; protein product: MTNVSEPVGDPTRNRLLAAACEVFAEKGYDRAGVQEIARRAGFTTGAIYGRFRGKADLLLAAISEQSHDEFDELFAEYRRNAAEGRATDVLATVGSHLVTDEFDNGQALLLEAFVAARREPELADMLRRMVDEQARDLMLLTDAAKRAGHLDEGLDSFSVGRFCHALGLGFLLFGALDLERPDPAPWEQLIGRLIEAVGPQGTPSVPATTAAPVDGS
- the trpD gene encoding anthranilate phosphoribosyltransferase is translated as MRLDEAGGWPGVLGILSSGRDLTFEEARAAMAEILAGSATSAQIAGFIVALRMKGETVDELRGLVDAMLAEADRVTLDVDGPVVDIVGTGGDRAHTINVSTLSALVVAGAGGRVCKHGNRAASSSTGSADLLEALGVRIDCGPAEVARCVTDAGIGFCFAPRFHPAMRHVGPTRGELGIPTAFNILGPLANPAGVGRLMIGVADAAMAERMVGVLAARDCERALVVHGDDGLDELTLSTTSTVVELREGKVETYSIDPTDLGLARAPSSELTGGKPELNAELARRVLAGEPGPRRDVITLNAAAGLLTAGIVDDLEAGVEVARAAIDGGHAQAALDRLVTASNAETE
- a CDS encoding WhiB family transcriptional regulator, encoding MKQSWRQQAACRGLDPAIFYPASDDDDDSDVAKDVCAECTVREACLEFALAVREKQGIWGGATERDRRRIVRQRRRAS
- a CDS encoding DUF3501 family protein, with protein sequence MPKLTLDDISDLRAYERERDEFRRSVIALKRLRRVPLGDFLTLVFENTQTIRFQIQEMARAEKLLSDAAIETELGIYNPLIPSPGQLCATLFVELTSKEALMEWLPKLVGIEKAVALRLSDGSLVPAVVDEDHERQLTREEITASVHYVRWDLTPDQVERFAAGPVELVVDHPDLQLATPLSPERAAELLDDLRNGG
- a CDS encoding heterodisulfide reductase-related iron-sulfur binding cluster, producing the protein MTTTYDPFHPKYFVESDLREEMNRVYDLCHGCRLCFKFCTAFPTLFDAIDRHDDQDSAKLTTGEQDQVVDECFNCKLCYVNCPYVPGQHEWELDFPRLMLRAEQVLHESRPRSLHTRMTDQALGRTDLAGRVNTRLAPLVNKVVTSPGSAGRKVLEKVTGIASQRVLPPYARQRFSTWWKKRSALRFGSAARQGRVVLFPTCMVEYQAPEVGRDLVRVLEHNKVECSLPQGEVCCGAPWLHSGDVDNFRRHARTNVKVLADAVRSAQAEGDDPAIVVPQPTCSYVLKFDYRSYLGDDADASLVADHTYDAAEYLMKVHKAEDTSLSVEFPGPVPETVTYHAPCHLRAQNIGLRSRDLLKLTGAKIAVVAECSGIDGTWGYRDQNYEASRKVARKMAKAIERHDGEVVAGDCHLANGGIVQETGRQPVHPVSLLARAYGIPEE